In the Brucella anthropi ATCC 49188 genome, one interval contains:
- a CDS encoding CoA-acylating methylmalonate-semialdehyde dehydrogenase yields the protein MRNIGHFIGGKHVAGKSGRTADVFQPLDGSVQGKVALATKEEVRAAVENAKAAQPAWAATNPQRRVRILRKFVELVEAEYDSLAELLAREHGKTIADAKGDIQRGLEVVEVCLGAAHMLKGEFTDNAGTGIDTYSMRQPLGVVAGITPFNFPAMIPLWKAGPAIACGNAFILKPSERDPGVPMRLAELFMEAGLPAGIFNVVNGDKESVDALLDDPDVQAIGFVGSTPIAQYIYGRGCSNGKRVQCFGGAKNHLLIMPDADMDQTVDALIGAGYGSAGERCMAISVAVPVGEDTANRLMEKLIPRVESLKIGTSTDNSADYGPLVTKAALDRVRGYVDLGVEEGAKLVVDGRNFKMQGYEDGFYMGGCLFDNVTKDMRIYKEEIFGPVLSVVRAKNYEEALALPNDHEYGNGVAIFTRDGDAARDFASRVQVGMVGINVPIPVPIAYYTFGGWKASGFGDLNQHGPDAFRFYTKTKTVTSRWPSGVKDGAEFVIPTMK from the coding sequence ATGCGCAATATCGGACATTTCATCGGCGGCAAGCATGTGGCAGGCAAGAGTGGCCGCACGGCAGACGTCTTCCAGCCGCTCGACGGCTCGGTGCAGGGCAAGGTAGCGCTCGCCACCAAGGAAGAAGTGCGCGCGGCTGTCGAAAACGCCAAGGCTGCACAGCCAGCCTGGGCTGCGACCAACCCGCAGCGTCGCGTTCGCATCCTGCGCAAGTTCGTCGAACTGGTCGAAGCCGAATATGACAGCCTGGCCGAATTGCTGGCCCGCGAACATGGCAAGACCATTGCCGACGCCAAGGGCGACATCCAGCGCGGCCTCGAAGTGGTGGAAGTCTGCCTCGGTGCGGCGCACATGCTCAAGGGCGAGTTCACCGACAATGCCGGTACGGGCATCGACACTTACTCCATGCGCCAGCCGCTCGGCGTTGTTGCTGGCATCACGCCATTCAACTTTCCGGCCATGATCCCGCTCTGGAAGGCCGGTCCGGCGATTGCTTGCGGAAATGCCTTCATCCTGAAACCATCCGAACGTGATCCGGGCGTACCGATGCGCCTTGCCGAACTGTTCATGGAAGCCGGTCTTCCGGCAGGCATTTTCAACGTCGTCAACGGCGACAAGGAATCGGTCGATGCGCTGCTCGACGATCCGGACGTCCAGGCCATCGGCTTTGTCGGCTCCACGCCGATTGCCCAGTACATCTATGGCCGCGGCTGCTCGAACGGCAAGCGCGTGCAGTGCTTCGGCGGTGCGAAGAACCATCTCCTCATCATGCCGGATGCCGACATGGATCAGACCGTCGATGCGCTGATCGGCGCTGGCTACGGTTCGGCTGGCGAACGTTGCATGGCGATCTCGGTTGCCGTTCCGGTCGGTGAAGACACCGCCAACCGTCTGATGGAAAAGCTCATTCCCCGTGTTGAATCGTTGAAGATCGGCACCTCCACCGACAATTCCGCCGATTACGGCCCGCTGGTCACCAAGGCTGCGCTCGACCGCGTGCGCGGTTATGTGGACCTTGGTGTTGAAGAAGGCGCGAAGCTGGTCGTCGATGGCCGTAACTTCAAGATGCAGGGCTATGAAGATGGCTTCTACATGGGTGGTTGCCTGTTCGACAACGTGACCAAAGACATGCGCATCTACAAGGAAGAAATCTTCGGTCCGGTTCTCTCGGTCGTGCGCGCCAAGAACTACGAGGAAGCGCTGGCTCTGCCGAACGATCATGAATATGGCAACGGCGTTGCGATCTTCACCCGTGACGGTGATGCTGCCCGCGATTTCGCCAGCCGCGTGCAGGTCGGCATGGTCGGTATCAATGTGCCGATCCCGGTTCCGATCGCCTATTACACCTTCGGTGGCTGGAAGGCTTCTGGCTTCGGCGATCTCAACCAGCATGGCCCGGATGCATTCCGCTTCTACACCAAGACCAAGACCGTCACCTCGCGTTGGCCGTCGGGCGTCAAGGATGGTGCGGAATTCGTCATCCCAACGATGAAGTAA
- a CDS encoding carbonic anhydrase, whose protein sequence is MVDLPDSLLAGYRTFMREHFAHETSRYRHLADKGQSPETLVIACCDSRAAPETIFNTAPGEIFVLRNVANLIPPYEPDGEYHAASAALEFAVQSLKVKNIVVMGHGRCGGIKAALDTESAPLSPGDFIGKWMSLIAPAAEAISGNQLMTQSERQTALERISIRYSINNLRTFPCVDILEKKGKLTLHGAWFDISTGELWVMDHQTGDFKRPDPA, encoded by the coding sequence ATGGTTGATCTTCCAGACTCACTTCTCGCCGGTTATCGAACCTTCATGCGCGAGCATTTTGCCCACGAAACTTCACGATATCGCCATTTGGCCGACAAGGGGCAATCACCGGAAACGCTGGTTATCGCTTGCTGTGACTCCCGTGCGGCTCCCGAAACCATCTTCAACACGGCGCCCGGCGAAATCTTCGTCCTGCGCAATGTTGCCAATCTCATTCCGCCTTACGAGCCCGATGGCGAATACCATGCTGCTTCGGCAGCACTGGAATTTGCGGTTCAGAGCCTAAAGGTGAAGAATATCGTCGTCATGGGCCATGGCCGTTGCGGCGGCATCAAGGCTGCGCTCGACACCGAAAGCGCACCGCTTTCGCCGGGTGACTTCATCGGCAAATGGATGAGCCTGATCGCGCCTGCAGCCGAAGCCATCAGTGGCAATCAGCTCATGACGCAGAGCGAGCGCCAGACCGCGCTGGAACGCATCTCGATCCGCTACTCCATCAACAATCTGCGCACATTCCCTTGCGTCGATATTCTGGAGAAGAAGGGCAAGCTCACTCTGCACGGCGCATGGTTCGATATCTCGACCGGCGAGCTGTGGGTGATGGATCACCAGACGGGTGATTTCAAACGGCCAGACCCGGCCTGA
- a CDS encoding LysR family transcriptional regulator — MNWDDIRIFLAVARSGQILGAAKRLGLNHTTVARRLTALETALSTTLLTRRTNGSTLTQAGEEFLLAAERMEAEMLSARSHVGNADIAVSGTVRIGAPDGFGVNFLAPRLARLTQKYPDLTIQLVPVPRSFSLSRREADIAITVERPEQGRLIARRLVDYTLGLYAHRSYLEANGTPENTDDLARHRLIGYVEDLVINPSLAYAPEISRDWKPAFEVSSALGQVEAVRAGAGIGILHAFIARADPDLVPILPDRVIRRAYWLAYHESARTLRRVTAISALISELVESEKSLFS, encoded by the coding sequence ATGAACTGGGACGATATTCGCATATTCCTCGCTGTTGCGCGCTCTGGCCAGATTCTGGGTGCGGCCAAAAGGCTCGGCCTCAACCACACCACGGTTGCCCGACGGCTCACTGCGCTTGAAACGGCGCTGTCCACCACGCTTCTGACACGCCGCACCAACGGTTCGACGCTGACACAGGCGGGCGAGGAGTTTCTGCTCGCCGCCGAACGCATGGAAGCCGAAATGCTTTCCGCCCGCTCGCATGTCGGCAATGCGGATATTGCCGTGTCGGGCACAGTGCGTATCGGCGCGCCGGACGGGTTCGGGGTCAACTTTCTGGCGCCCCGGTTGGCGCGGCTGACACAGAAATATCCGGACCTGACCATCCAGCTCGTGCCGGTGCCGCGCTCGTTCTCACTGTCGCGCCGTGAAGCCGATATCGCGATTACGGTCGAACGTCCGGAACAAGGCAGGCTGATCGCGCGCAGGCTCGTCGATTATACGCTCGGTCTCTATGCGCATCGCAGCTATCTAGAGGCGAACGGCACGCCGGAAAACACCGATGATCTCGCCCGGCACCGGCTCATCGGCTATGTGGAGGATCTCGTCATCAACCCGTCGCTGGCCTATGCGCCGGAAATCAGCCGCGACTGGAAACCGGCCTTCGAAGTGTCGAGCGCGCTTGGACAGGTTGAGGCCGTGCGCGCCGGTGCAGGCATCGGCATATTGCACGCCTTCATCGCCCGCGCCGATCCTGATCTCGTGCCCATTCTGCCGGATCGGGTAATCCGGCGCGCCTACTGGCTCGCCTATCATGAATCTGCCCGCACATTGCGGCGCGTCACCGCCATATCGGCACTGATTTCCGAACTGGTGGAAAGCGAGAAATCGCTGTTCAGTTAA
- the ffh gene encoding signal recognition particle protein: MFESLQERLGSILNGLTGRGALSEADVAAALREVRRALIEADVSLEVVRSFTDRVREKAVGAEILKSIKPGQMVVKIVHDELIEMLGTEGVAIDLNAPAPVVIMMVGLQGSGKTTTTGKIAKRLTERQRKKVLMASLDTRRPAAQEQLRQLGIQTSVDTLPIIAGQSPVEIAKRAVQAAKLGAHDVVILDTAGRTHIDEPLMVEMADIRKAANPHEILLVADSLTGQDAVNLARNFDERVGITGIVLTRMDGDGRGGAALSMRAITGKPIKLIATGEKMDALEEFYPKRIADRILGMGDIVSLVEKAAENIDAEKAAAMAKKMQSGKFDLNDLADQLGQMKKLGGMGSIMGMMPGMGGMKDKAAAAGLDDKVFDRQLAIIGSMTKAERANPDLLKHSRKQRIAKGSGTTAADINKLLKMHRQMADMMKVMGKGKGGMMKQMMGGLANKMGLGGLGGGMGGLGGMPDLSKMDPKQLEALAKQAEAAGLTKGGGLPGLPGGGLPGLGGPKLPGLGGGLPGLPKKK, translated from the coding sequence ATGTTTGAATCACTTCAGGAGCGTCTTGGCTCCATCCTGAACGGCCTTACCGGACGCGGCGCTCTTTCTGAAGCCGACGTGGCCGCGGCGTTGCGCGAAGTGCGTCGCGCGCTGATCGAGGCTGATGTTTCGCTGGAAGTGGTTCGCTCCTTCACCGACCGCGTTCGTGAGAAGGCCGTCGGCGCAGAGATTCTGAAAAGCATCAAGCCCGGCCAGATGGTCGTCAAGATCGTCCATGACGAGCTTATCGAGATGCTTGGCACCGAAGGTGTCGCAATTGACCTGAACGCGCCTGCACCTGTCGTCATCATGATGGTCGGTCTGCAGGGGTCGGGCAAGACGACCACCACCGGCAAGATCGCCAAGCGTTTGACGGAGCGCCAGCGCAAGAAGGTGTTGATGGCGTCGCTCGATACGCGCCGTCCTGCCGCACAGGAACAGCTTCGCCAGCTCGGTATTCAGACCAGTGTCGACACGCTGCCGATCATCGCCGGCCAGTCGCCGGTCGAAATCGCCAAGCGCGCCGTACAGGCTGCAAAGCTTGGCGCACACGATGTCGTCATTCTCGATACCGCAGGCCGCACGCATATTGACGAGCCGCTGATGGTGGAAATGGCGGATATCCGCAAGGCCGCCAATCCGCACGAAATCCTGCTCGTCGCCGACAGCCTGACCGGTCAGGATGCAGTCAATCTGGCGCGCAATTTCGACGAGCGCGTTGGCATTACGGGTATCGTTCTCACCCGTATGGATGGCGATGGCCGTGGCGGTGCAGCGCTTTCGATGCGTGCCATCACCGGCAAGCCGATCAAGCTGATCGCCACCGGCGAAAAGATGGATGCGCTTGAGGAATTCTATCCGAAGCGTATCGCCGACCGTATTCTCGGCATGGGCGACATTGTTTCGCTCGTGGAAAAAGCTGCCGAAAACATCGACGCGGAAAAAGCCGCGGCGATGGCCAAGAAGATGCAGTCGGGCAAGTTTGATCTCAATGATCTTGCCGATCAGCTGGGCCAGATGAAAAAGCTCGGCGGCATGGGCAGCATCATGGGCATGATGCCCGGCATGGGCGGAATGAAGGACAAGGCAGCAGCAGCTGGTCTCGACGACAAGGTGTTCGACCGCCAGCTCGCCATCATCGGCTCGATGACCAAGGCCGAGCGCGCCAATCCCGACCTTCTCAAGCACAGCCGCAAGCAGCGCATTGCCAAGGGTTCCGGCACGACTGCTGCCGACATCAACAAGCTTCTCAAGATGCACCGCCAGATGGCCGACATGATGAAAGTCATGGGCAAGGGCAAGGGCGGAATGATGAAGCAGATGATGGGCGGCCTTGCCAACAAGATGGGCCTTGGTGGTCTCGGTGGCGGTATGGGCGGCCTTGGTGGCATGCCTGATCTCTCGAAGATGGACCCCAAGCAGCTTGAAGCGCTTGCCAAGCAGGCGGAAGCAGCCGGTCTGACGAAAGGCGGCGGTTTGCCGGGCCTTCCGGGCGGTGGTCTTCCGGGCTTGGGTGGACCGAAACTTCCCGGTCTTGGTGGCGGCCTTCCAGGTCTGCCGAAGAAGAAGTGA
- the pdxY gene encoding pyridoxal kinase PdxY: MTLSAPSDATTVIVISSHVVRGSVGNRAAVFALETLGFPVWAVPTVVLPWHPGHGVPGAPAGRIVPPAEEFSRLMQDLQRAPWLGEVGAVLTGYLGHPEQAAVVAELVKAVKVKNPGAVYLCDPVIGDEKGLYVPEATAMGIRDKLLPLADIATPNRFELSWLTGVPLEDNSALMEAALEAGPATMLVTSAFPLMSGSIGNILLTPTMALMAEHRRVDGPTNGLGDLTSAVFLARRLSGMAEEKMLQSTTAAVFEIMARSAKRGADELMLEADASSLATPMAMVQTRRLMHPTKGFRA; encoded by the coding sequence ATGACGCTTTCTGCGCCTTCGGATGCGACAACCGTTATTGTCATCTCAAGCCATGTCGTGCGCGGTTCAGTTGGCAATAGAGCCGCCGTTTTCGCGTTGGAAACGCTGGGTTTTCCCGTATGGGCCGTGCCGACGGTGGTGCTGCCCTGGCATCCGGGTCATGGGGTTCCAGGCGCTCCGGCTGGACGCATCGTGCCACCGGCGGAAGAGTTTTCGCGCCTGATGCAGGATCTTCAGCGTGCACCGTGGCTTGGCGAAGTGGGCGCTGTTCTGACCGGCTATCTCGGTCATCCCGAGCAGGCGGCAGTCGTTGCCGAACTGGTCAAAGCCGTGAAGGTGAAAAATCCGGGGGCGGTCTATCTGTGCGATCCGGTCATCGGCGATGAAAAGGGGCTTTATGTGCCCGAAGCAACCGCCATGGGCATTCGCGACAAGCTTCTGCCGCTTGCCGATATCGCAACACCCAATCGTTTCGAGCTTTCATGGCTGACCGGCGTTCCGCTGGAAGACAATTCCGCCTTGATGGAGGCCGCTTTGGAAGCCGGTCCGGCAACCATGCTGGTCACCTCGGCCTTTCCGCTGATGAGCGGCAGTATCGGCAATATTCTGCTCACGCCGACCATGGCGCTGATGGCCGAACATCGCCGTGTCGATGGCCCGACCAACGGTCTCGGTGATCTGACCTCTGCCGTGTTTCTGGCGCGTCGCCTGTCCGGCATGGCGGAGGAAAAGATGCTGCAGAGCACTACTGCGGCAGTGTTCGAAATCATGGCGCGTTCGGCAAAGCGCGGGGCGGACGAGCTGATGCTGGAGGCCGATGCGTCGAGCCTCGCCACGCCGATGGCCATGGTGCAGACGCGGCGGCTGATGCATCCGACCAAGGGGTTCCGCGCTTGA
- a CDS encoding lytic murein transglycosylase: MALVAKGRSWTAAAVLAVGMMTGTGIAEAAQCGNNAAGYNAWLQQTMKEAASRGIGKAAIGALGNTKYAQATINADRNQKSFKLSFEQFMQKRGADTIIKRGRAQKQQNAALFAAIEKRYGVPAGPLLAIWGMETGFGAYLGKQHTLSAVATLAYDCRRSDYFTDQLYAALKLIDRQDLNPNAVGAMHGEIGQTQFLPVNVLKYGVDGDGSGHIDMARSKADALYSTANFLVGHGWQRGAGYQPGEPNYGAIQGWNAAQVYQRAIAVMGKAIDGK; the protein is encoded by the coding sequence ATGGCATTGGTTGCCAAGGGCCGGTCTTGGACGGCAGCAGCAGTTCTTGCAGTGGGCATGATGACGGGAACAGGCATTGCCGAGGCAGCCCAGTGCGGCAATAATGCCGCCGGTTATAATGCCTGGCTCCAGCAGACGATGAAGGAAGCCGCTTCGCGTGGCATTGGCAAGGCCGCGATCGGTGCGCTTGGCAATACCAAATACGCGCAGGCCACTATCAATGCCGACCGCAACCAGAAGAGCTTCAAGCTCTCCTTCGAACAGTTCATGCAGAAGCGCGGCGCTGATACCATCATCAAGCGCGGTCGCGCGCAGAAGCAGCAGAACGCTGCTCTCTTCGCTGCGATCGAAAAGCGTTATGGCGTTCCAGCCGGCCCGCTGCTCGCGATCTGGGGCATGGAAACAGGCTTCGGCGCCTATCTCGGCAAGCAGCATACGCTGTCGGCTGTCGCGACGCTCGCCTATGACTGCCGCCGCAGCGATTATTTCACCGACCAGCTCTATGCAGCGCTCAAGCTGATCGACCGTCAGGACCTCAATCCGAATGCGGTTGGCGCCATGCATGGTGAAATCGGCCAGACGCAGTTCCTGCCGGTCAACGTCCTGAAATACGGCGTCGACGGCGACGGCAGCGGCCATATCGACATGGCCCGCTCCAAGGCGGATGCTCTCTATTCGACCGCGAACTTCCTTGTCGGCCATGGCTGGCAGCGCGGTGCAGGCTATCAGCCGGGCGAACCGAACTACGGCGCGATCCAGGGCTGGAATGCTGCACAGGTTTACCAGCGCGCCATCGCCGTCATGGGCAAGGCCATCGACGGCAAGTAA
- a CDS encoding DUF3088 domain-containing protein: MNQDRLFLLKPGFEDPAYPGQLFYCWHCALIEGVLASFPALGDRLDIERVDWQRPRRAVIELAGEDNQNLPLLVLKDGDRFPFETGRHEGRSLIGDPHKILAVLAERHGFPLPHP; the protein is encoded by the coding sequence ATGAATCAGGACAGACTTTTTCTCTTGAAACCGGGGTTTGAAGATCCGGCTTATCCCGGCCAGCTTTTCTATTGCTGGCATTGTGCCCTCATCGAGGGTGTTCTGGCGTCCTTTCCGGCACTGGGAGACCGGCTGGATATAGAGCGCGTGGACTGGCAGCGCCCGCGCAGGGCCGTCATAGAGCTGGCAGGCGAAGACAACCAAAACCTGCCCTTGCTGGTACTGAAGGATGGCGACCGGTTCCCGTTCGAGACCGGGAGGCACGAAGGGCGTTCGCTGATCGGCGACCCGCACAAGATACTGGCCGTCCTTGCGGAGCGGCACGGCTTTCCGCTGCCGCATCCGTAA
- a CDS encoding chorismate mutase: MSDEQNTAPAELLALRASIDNIDAALIHMLAERFRCTKAVGVLKAERGLAPADPDREKRQVERLRALATDAHLDPDFAEKFLNFIVKEVIRHHEHAAANHGGK, encoded by the coding sequence ATGAGCGACGAACAGAACACTGCACCGGCTGAACTTCTGGCACTGCGCGCCTCCATCGACAATATCGATGCTGCGCTGATCCACATGCTGGCCGAACGTTTTCGCTGTACCAAGGCTGTCGGTGTACTCAAGGCCGAACGCGGCCTCGCACCGGCTGATCCGGACCGCGAAAAACGTCAGGTGGAACGTCTGCGCGCTCTGGCAACCGACGCCCATCTCGATCCCGATTTCGCCGAAAAATTCCTGAACTTCATCGTGAAGGAAGTCATTCGGCATCATGAGCATGCCGCCGCAAACCACGGCGGAAAGTAA
- a CDS encoding L-lactate permease, giving the protein MSNGFLALFAFLPILVAGVMLVGFRIQARIAMPVTYVLTVVIAMAVWGMSGNRVIASTIQGLIQTAGLLWIIFGAILLLNTLKYSGGISAIRSGFAQISPDRRIQVFLIAWLFGSFIEGASGFGTPAAVVAPLMVAVGFPALAAVTFGLIIQSTPVSFGAVGTPLIVGVQSGLNREALTAQLQGAGSSWEQFFHIITSEVAILHAICGTFMPLFLVVIMTRFFGRNRSWTEGLAILPFALFAAFSFTIPYVLSAVFLGAEFPSMIGGLVGLALATFAARAGFLMPKQSWDFPPASEWPAGWVGTVQIKLDELTSKKIPLVLAWTPYILLAIFLVVSRTFPSVGNALKSITFVAKDIMGETGIGGDFTPLFLPGGLLVIVCVITFFLHRMNGGQFAKAFGESTKTLVGAGFVLLFTVPMVRVMINSGVNGKELISMPLMVADWVAVEVGNVYPFFAPSVGALGAFLAGSNTVSNLMLSQFQYGVAEGLGISGALMVAGQSVGAAAGNMIAIHNVVAASATVGLLGREGTTLRMTIIPTIYYVVLAGTLLMIGLYVLGIGDPLAGVAAQ; this is encoded by the coding sequence ATGTCGAACGGATTTCTTGCATTATTTGCATTTCTGCCAATTCTCGTAGCCGGCGTGATGCTGGTCGGATTTCGTATTCAGGCCCGCATTGCGATGCCGGTGACCTATGTGCTGACTGTCGTGATCGCAATGGCGGTCTGGGGCATGAGCGGCAACCGGGTCATTGCCTCGACCATTCAGGGCCTGATCCAGACCGCAGGTCTGCTCTGGATCATTTTCGGTGCGATCCTGCTTCTCAATACACTCAAATATTCTGGCGGCATTTCTGCGATCCGCTCCGGCTTTGCCCAGATCAGCCCTGACCGCCGCATTCAGGTGTTCCTGATTGCCTGGCTGTTCGGCTCGTTCATCGAGGGCGCATCCGGTTTCGGCACGCCTGCTGCTGTCGTGGCGCCGCTGATGGTGGCCGTCGGTTTTCCGGCGCTTGCCGCCGTTACTTTCGGATTGATCATCCAGTCGACGCCCGTGTCGTTCGGTGCTGTCGGCACGCCGCTCATCGTCGGTGTCCAGTCAGGTCTCAATCGCGAGGCGCTGACGGCGCAATTGCAGGGCGCCGGATCAAGCTGGGAACAGTTCTTCCATATCATCACATCGGAAGTGGCTATACTGCACGCCATCTGCGGCACGTTCATGCCGCTGTTCCTCGTGGTCATCATGACCCGCTTCTTCGGGCGCAACCGCTCCTGGACGGAAGGTCTTGCCATTCTGCCCTTCGCGCTGTTTGCGGCCTTCTCGTTCACCATTCCTTATGTGCTGAGCGCGGTTTTCCTCGGTGCTGAATTCCCGTCCATGATCGGCGGTCTCGTCGGGCTTGCGCTGGCGACGTTTGCTGCACGAGCCGGTTTCCTGATGCCGAAGCAGAGCTGGGATTTCCCTCCCGCTTCGGAATGGCCTGCAGGCTGGGTCGGCACCGTCCAGATCAAGCTCGATGAACTGACCTCGAAGAAAATCCCGCTTGTTCTGGCATGGACCCCTTACATTCTGCTGGCGATCTTTCTGGTGGTCAGCCGTACGTTCCCGTCGGTTGGCAATGCGCTGAAGTCGATCACGTTCGTTGCCAAGGACATCATGGGCGAAACCGGTATAGGTGGTGATTTCACGCCGCTCTTCCTGCCGGGCGGTCTTCTGGTCATCGTCTGTGTGATCACCTTCTTCCTGCATCGGATGAACGGCGGACAGTTCGCCAAGGCTTTCGGTGAAAGCACAAAGACGCTGGTGGGCGCAGGCTTCGTGCTTCTGTTCACCGTGCCGATGGTGCGCGTCATGATCAATTCCGGCGTCAACGGCAAGGAACTCATCAGCATGCCGCTGATGGTTGCCGACTGGGTGGCGGTGGAAGTCGGGAATGTCTATCCGTTCTTCGCGCCGTCCGTGGGTGCGCTGGGTGCGTTCCTCGCCGGGTCCAACACAGTGTCGAACCTCATGCTCAGCCAGTTCCAGTATGGCGTGGCGGAAGGGCTTGGCATTTCCGGTGCGTTGATGGTCGCCGGTCAGTCAGTGGGCGCCGCCGCTGGCAACATGATCGCGATCCACAACGTGGTTGCAGCTTCCGCGACGGTCGGCTTGCTGGGACGTGAAGGCACGACCTTGCGCATGACCATCATTCCCACGATCTATTATGTGGTTCTGGCGGGAACGCTGCTGATGATCGGCCTTTATGTGCTGGGCATCGGCGATCCGCTTGCCGGTGTGGCCGCACAGTAA
- a CDS encoding DUF429 domain-containing protein: protein MTHVAPVLAGVDGCPRGWIAVIGDGGGLRVEVFGCFSALVASLPDKAIIAVDMPIGLPKKGGRSAERAARAHLGERQSSVFSIPPRAAVYAEDYRESCSLSLERTDPPRKVSRQAFGLFPKICEVDELLRSEVGLATRIIESHPELAFAALNGMKAMSLPKKIKSRVNPEGMAERRALLQRSGLPEDFLKSPVPRGAKEDDFLDACAMYLVAGRHARGEARPHPNHVERDAFGLRMVIWA, encoded by the coding sequence TTGACACATGTGGCTCCAGTGCTTGCTGGTGTTGACGGCTGCCCGCGCGGCTGGATCGCCGTGATCGGGGATGGCGGCGGTTTGCGAGTGGAAGTGTTCGGCTGTTTCTCCGCCCTGGTGGCGTCGCTTCCGGACAAAGCGATCATTGCCGTCGACATGCCGATCGGACTGCCGAAAAAGGGCGGTCGTTCTGCGGAGCGGGCCGCACGGGCTCATCTTGGCGAAAGGCAGTCGAGCGTCTTTTCCATTCCACCGCGTGCTGCTGTCTATGCCGAAGATTATCGCGAGAGCTGTTCTTTGTCGCTGGAACGCACCGACCCGCCACGCAAGGTTTCCCGGCAGGCTTTCGGGCTTTTCCCGAAGATCTGCGAGGTTGATGAATTGTTGCGCTCCGAGGTGGGGCTGGCGACCCGCATTATCGAATCGCATCCTGAACTGGCTTTTGCAGCGCTGAATGGCATGAAGGCCATGTCCCTGCCGAAGAAGATCAAAAGCCGGGTAAATCCTGAAGGTATGGCCGAGCGCCGGGCATTGTTGCAGCGCAGTGGATTGCCGGAGGATTTTTTGAAAAGTCCCGTTCCGCGGGGCGCCAAGGAGGATGACTTTCTCGATGCCTGCGCCATGTATCTCGTGGCTGGTCGTCATGCGCGTGGTGAAGCGCGTCCGCACCCCAACCACGTGGAGCGCGACGCTTTCGGTCTTCGCATGGTGATATGGGCTTGA
- a CDS encoding NADP-dependent oxidoreductase — protein sequence MSEKINRRIVLASRPEGRPTAENFRLEEAAIPSPGDGEVLLRLHYLSLDPYMRGRMSAAKSYAAPVAIGDVMEGGTVGEVVESKSAGFAPGDFVLSHSGWQDYAVADASTLRKLHPKEAPVTTALGVLGMPGFTAYSGLLTIGQPKPGETVAVAAATGPVGSAVGQIARMKGARAVGIAGGADKCKALIDEFGFDVAIDHHSKNFAQELAEACPKGIDVYFENVGGKVFDAVFPLLNQFARVPVCGLIAQYNQSGPFDGPDRLPLVMRDILSKSLTIRGFIQRDFADQRPAFYHDMVKWIADGQVRYREDIVDGLENAPKAFISLLEGGNFGKLIVKLA from the coding sequence ATGAGCGAAAAGATCAATCGCCGTATCGTGCTGGCATCGCGCCCGGAAGGTCGGCCAACCGCAGAAAACTTCCGGCTGGAGGAAGCGGCGATCCCGAGCCCCGGTGACGGTGAGGTTCTCCTGAGACTGCATTATCTGTCGCTCGATCCTTATATGCGTGGGCGTATGAGCGCGGCCAAATCCTATGCCGCGCCGGTGGCAATTGGCGATGTGATGGAGGGTGGCACGGTAGGCGAAGTCGTTGAAAGCAAGAGCGCAGGCTTTGCTCCGGGTGATTTCGTGCTTTCCCATTCCGGCTGGCAGGATTATGCGGTTGCCGATGCCTCGACCTTGCGCAAGCTCCACCCGAAGGAAGCACCTGTAACGACGGCGCTTGGCGTTCTTGGCATGCCGGGCTTTACCGCCTATTCTGGCCTGCTTACCATCGGCCAGCCGAAACCGGGCGAGACCGTCGCGGTTGCGGCCGCAACCGGTCCGGTCGGTTCTGCCGTCGGGCAGATTGCCCGGATGAAGGGCGCACGCGCTGTCGGCATTGCGGGCGGAGCGGATAAATGCAAGGCGTTGATCGATGAATTCGGTTTCGATGTGGCTATCGATCACCACAGCAAGAATTTCGCACAGGAGCTGGCTGAGGCCTGCCCGAAGGGCATCGACGTTTATTTCGAAAATGTCGGCGGCAAGGTCTTCGACGCGGTGTTTCCGCTGCTGAACCAGTTTGCGCGGGTTCCGGTCTGTGGTCTGATTGCGCAGTACAATCAGAGCGGCCCGTTCGATGGACCTGACCGGCTGCCGCTGGTGATGCGGGATATTCTGTCGAAAAGCCTGACCATTCGCGGTTTTATCCAGCGTGATTTTGCCGATCAGAGGCCAGCCTTTTACCATGACATGGTGAAGTGGATTGCCGACGGTCAGGTGCGTTATCGCGAAGACATTGTCGATGGATTGGAAAATGCGCCGAAAGCTTTCATTTCCCTGCTGGAAGGCGGTAATTTCGGAAAGCTGATCGTGAAGCTCGCATGA